In a genomic window of bacterium:
- a CDS encoding nuclear transport factor 2 family protein has translation MTPADLVEIELIKRLKYRYMRCLDQKLWDEMADCLTDDAIASYSGGKYAFEGRAAILEFFRQAMGAESFLSSHRVHHPEIDLTGPATATGVWALEDVVIDATRDFALRGAAFYTDDYAKGADGRWLIARTAYKRTFEEMWVRSTPGPHLLTASWWGTGGRSELPVPEHLTRLPRSSLRSGDR, from the coding sequence ATGACGCCCGCCGACCTCGTCGAGATCGAGCTGATCAAGCGCCTCAAGTACCGCTACATGCGCTGCCTCGACCAGAAGCTCTGGGACGAGATGGCCGACTGCCTCACCGACGACGCGATCGCCTCGTACAGCGGCGGCAAGTACGCCTTCGAGGGCCGCGCCGCGATCCTCGAGTTCTTCCGCCAGGCGATGGGCGCGGAGAGCTTCCTTTCGAGCCACCGCGTCCACCATCCCGAGATCGACCTCACGGGCCCGGCGACGGCCACCGGCGTGTGGGCGCTCGAGGACGTCGTCATCGACGCCACCCGCGACTTCGCGCTGCGCGGCGCCGCCTTCTACACCGACGACTACGCGAAGGGGGCGGACGGGCGCTGGCTCATCGCCCGCACCGCGTACAAGCGCACCTTCGAGGAGATGTGGGTGCGCAGCACCCCGGGCCCGCATCTGCTCACCGCGAGCTGGTGGGGAACGGGGGGCCGCAGCGAGCTTCCCGTCCCTGAGCATCTGACCAGGCTTCCGCGGTCGAGCTTGCGGTCCGGCGACCGGTGA
- a CDS encoding methyltransferase domain-containing protein, whose amino-acid sequence MPADVYTHGHHESVLRSHVWRTAENSAAYLLPHLRAGFDLLDVGCGPGTITVDLARRTAPGRTVGIDRAPAVVAQAREHATSAGVDVVLRVGDVYALPFAEASFDVVHAHQVLQHLTDPVAALREMRRVLRPSGVLAARDSDYARFSWAPADPLLGRWLDVYRRVARRNGAEPDAGPLLKAWALAAGFTRVRASSSTWTYADAKSCAWWGGLWADRCELSAFAEQAVAYGLASEGELAEIAAAWRRWAARPDAFFAVLHGEVVASG is encoded by the coding sequence GTGCCCGCCGACGTCTATACCCACGGACATCACGAGTCGGTGCTGCGCAGCCACGTCTGGCGCACCGCCGAGAACTCCGCGGCGTACCTCCTGCCGCACCTGCGCGCGGGCTTCGACCTGCTCGACGTGGGCTGCGGGCCGGGCACCATCACCGTCGACCTCGCCCGCCGCACGGCGCCCGGCCGCACCGTCGGCATCGACCGCGCCCCCGCCGTGGTCGCACAGGCGCGGGAGCACGCGACCAGCGCCGGCGTCGACGTCGTGCTGCGCGTCGGCGACGTCTACGCGCTGCCGTTCGCGGAGGCGTCGTTCGACGTGGTGCACGCCCACCAGGTGCTCCAGCACCTCACGGACCCGGTGGCGGCGCTGCGCGAGATGCGACGCGTGCTGCGGCCGTCCGGCGTCCTCGCCGCACGCGACAGCGACTACGCCCGCTTCTCGTGGGCCCCGGCCGACCCGCTTCTGGGGCGCTGGCTCGACGTCTACCGCCGGGTGGCCCGCCGCAACGGCGCCGAGCCCGACGCCGGCCCGCTGCTGAAGGCGTGGGCGCTCGCCGCCGGCTTCACGCGCGTGCGCGCCTCGAGCTCCACCTGGACCTACGCCGACGCGAAGTCGTGCGCCTGGTGGGGCGGGCTGTGGGCCGACCGCTGCGAGCTGTCCGCGTTCGCCGAGCAGGCCGTCGCGTACGGCCTCGCCAGCGAGGGCGAGCTGGCCGAGATCGCCGCCGCTTGGCGGCGCTGGGCGGCGCGACCCGACGCGTTCTTCGCCGTGCTGCACGGCGAGGTGGTCGCCTCCGGGTGA
- a CDS encoding DUF3604 domain-containing protein has product MRRLAAALVALAVASPLAHAETPPWSRTESRAACAAQAPLRRPFFGDLHIHTAASVDAYIYGTRLDARAAYAFARGAEVPVADAQEEQTRTATIDRPLDFAAVTDHAEFFGEVAVCHAPGSPAASQLLCTNLELHEPDQDARFLTQIGWMFPLGIPPPAPALAVCNVPGVDCDAAAVSVWQQMQAAAEEAYDRTDACAFTTFVGYEYTAAPIGRHLHRNVVFRNAQVPPAAASYIETATGGIPQGVWTAIENECLGAGTGCDAVIIPHNPNLSDGEQWLDPVDAAEALRRQRIEPLAEIHQQKGNSECRFDRLAGAGADTADELCTFEVEPRGSQIPNQGVPPIAEYPRRNMIRNALKDGLALEDALGANPFRLGFVGSTDTHNATGGNTAEDGWEGGEAANDASPELKLSDQLRTNPGGLTGVWAEENSRDALFSALKRRETFATSGGRPVVRFFAGSYPDASCDDPDLVRTGYAAGTPMGGELGAVRGARSPHFLAWAAKDPAGVDLERVQIVKGWVDAAGTTHERVYDVAGPVGDGPAVDPATCAPAGAGAAELCARWEDPEFDPQQRAFYYARVLERPSCRWSTRLCLERGVDPFAADCAAQAAGKDPAFASCCLGEANDAFLSPLIRERAWTSPIWYQPDGVGRVQGTLRFGKRTGKDRLDLRLHLARVPAALDPAGATLTVTLTDDDEIWRAELPAGTLRARGRGRFVLRGRGPGGLVAATLARKRDGSAVLRLRTGRLDLARADRSEHAVTIALAAGVWRAEVPRRWTAGRQRLRTATP; this is encoded by the coding sequence ATGAGGCGGCTCGCCGCCGCGCTCGTCGCCCTCGCCGTCGCGAGCCCGCTCGCGCACGCCGAGACGCCGCCCTGGTCGCGCACCGAGTCGCGTGCCGCCTGCGCCGCGCAGGCTCCGCTGCGCCGGCCGTTCTTCGGCGACCTCCACATCCACACCGCCGCGTCGGTCGACGCCTACATCTACGGCACGCGGCTCGACGCGCGGGCGGCGTACGCGTTCGCGCGCGGCGCCGAGGTGCCGGTGGCCGACGCGCAGGAGGAGCAGACGCGCACCGCCACCATCGACCGGCCGCTCGACTTCGCCGCGGTCACCGACCACGCCGAGTTCTTCGGCGAGGTGGCCGTCTGCCACGCGCCGGGCTCGCCGGCGGCGTCGCAGCTCCTGTGCACGAACCTCGAGCTGCACGAGCCCGACCAGGACGCCCGCTTCCTCACCCAGATCGGCTGGATGTTCCCGCTCGGCATCCCGCCGCCGGCGCCCGCGCTCGCGGTCTGCAACGTCCCCGGCGTCGACTGCGACGCAGCCGCCGTGTCGGTGTGGCAGCAGATGCAGGCCGCGGCCGAGGAGGCCTACGACCGCACCGACGCCTGCGCCTTCACGACCTTCGTCGGCTACGAGTACACGGCGGCGCCGATCGGACGGCACCTCCACCGCAACGTCGTCTTCCGCAACGCCCAGGTGCCGCCGGCGGCGGCGAGCTACATCGAGACCGCCACGGGCGGCATCCCGCAGGGCGTCTGGACGGCGATCGAGAACGAGTGCCTCGGCGCGGGCACGGGCTGCGACGCGGTCATCATCCCGCACAACCCGAATCTCAGCGACGGCGAGCAGTGGCTCGATCCCGTCGACGCCGCCGAGGCGCTGCGCCGCCAGCGCATCGAGCCGCTGGCGGAGATCCACCAGCAGAAGGGCAACTCCGAGTGCCGCTTCGACCGCCTCGCGGGCGCCGGCGCCGACACCGCCGACGAGCTGTGCACGTTCGAGGTCGAGCCGCGCGGCTCGCAGATCCCGAACCAGGGCGTCCCGCCGATCGCCGAGTACCCGCGCCGCAACATGATCCGCAACGCCCTGAAGGACGGCCTCGCGCTCGAGGACGCGCTCGGCGCGAACCCGTTCCGCCTGGGCTTCGTCGGCTCGACCGACACCCACAACGCCACCGGCGGCAACACCGCCGAGGACGGCTGGGAGGGCGGCGAGGCCGCCAACGACGCCTCGCCCGAGCTGAAGCTCTCCGACCAGCTGCGCACCAACCCCGGCGGCCTCACCGGCGTGTGGGCCGAGGAGAACTCGCGCGACGCGCTCTTCTCGGCGCTGAAGCGGCGCGAGACGTTCGCCACCAGCGGCGGGCGTCCCGTCGTGCGCTTCTTCGCCGGCAGCTACCCCGACGCCTCCTGCGACGACCCCGACCTCGTGCGCACCGGCTACGCCGCCGGCACGCCGATGGGCGGCGAGCTCGGCGCCGTGCGCGGCGCGCGCAGCCCGCACTTCCTCGCCTGGGCGGCGAAGGATCCCGCCGGCGTCGATCTCGAGCGCGTGCAGATCGTGAAGGGCTGGGTCGACGCCGCCGGCACGACGCACGAGCGCGTCTACGACGTCGCCGGCCCGGTCGGCGACGGCCCGGCCGTCGATCCCGCGACCTGTGCACCGGCCGGCGCCGGCGCCGCCGAGCTCTGCGCACGCTGGGAAGACCCCGAGTTCGACCCGCAGCAGCGCGCCTTCTACTACGCCCGCGTGCTCGAGCGGCCGAGCTGCCGCTGGAGCACGCGCCTGTGCCTCGAACGGGGCGTCGACCCGTTCGCGGCCGACTGCGCGGCGCAGGCAGCGGGCAAGGATCCGGCGTTCGCGTCGTGCTGCCTCGGCGAGGCGAACGACGCGTTCCTCTCGCCGCTCATCCGCGAGCGCGCCTGGACGTCGCCGATCTGGTACCAGCCCGACGGCGTCGGCCGCGTCCAGGGCACGCTGCGCTTCGGCAAGCGCACGGGGAAGGATCGGCTCGACCTGCGCCTGCACCTCGCCCGCGTGCCCGCGGCGCTCGATCCCGCCGGCGCGACACTCACCGTGACCCTCACCGACGACGACGAGATCTGGCGCGCGGAGCTGCCCGCCGGCACGCTGCGCGCCCGCGGGCGCGGCCGCTTCGTGCTGCGCGGCCGGGGGCCGGGCGGCCTCGTCGCCGCGACGCTGGCCCGCAAGCGCGACGGCAGCGCCGTGCTGCGCCTGCGCACGGGGCGTCTCGACCTGGCGCGCGCCGACCGCAGCGAGCATGCAGTGACCATCGCGCTCGCCGCCGGCGTCTGGCGCGCCGAGGTGCCGCGACGCTGGACCGCCGGCCGCCAGCGCCTCCGGACGGCGACGCCGTGA
- a CDS encoding serine hydrolase gives MLRLVPAALLLAALAVAQPASAACTSKKCPDQLAIDDLRARISARCDCAAAASRRAWVRCVKQVTNGAIKSGEVPRACAKAAHRCEAAATCGRGDAVVCCEEKRGDVRGRIVKNAGRCRTGTVCTANPTTADACRPDAACGPPPLDDPGTAAWEPVPTARVAAECGLDPVILAEANGALDRPFAVIRHGKLCHEYYPPPRTVDEVNEAFSTTKTLGALVTGIAAWETRNLPRTGRKTGPISDLDRVDHWLDEFTFNPDAHLAHVLAMIGHNANLAYGQRTYQYDIVGGVQINRLSDVVTTALQQDPERLGTNLEEFTQRYLYAPLGMHASTWTNGDANKVYGFTWETTVRDMARVGLLMLNGGLWNGERILSSEWIYRMTHPSFEDTNYAYGYLTWLAIDSEDGLSQCAPPAIYGTYPHGLSEAPDCGFVSGRPCTQRYDAGVWAALGLFGQFIIGHRGLDLVLVAKDMGTQEDTTRLWRAVRRALVPLDPRFQGDEAAFCTAYDAGEYAPDLR, from the coding sequence ATGCTTCGTCTCGTCCCGGCCGCCCTGCTCCTCGCGGCGCTGGCGGTCGCCCAGCCTGCGTCCGCCGCCTGCACCAGCAAGAAGTGCCCCGACCAGCTCGCCATCGACGACCTGCGGGCACGGATCAGCGCCCGCTGCGACTGCGCGGCCGCTGCATCGCGCCGCGCGTGGGTACGCTGCGTGAAGCAGGTGACGAACGGGGCCATCAAGTCGGGCGAGGTGCCGCGCGCGTGCGCGAAGGCCGCGCACCGCTGCGAAGCGGCGGCGACCTGCGGCCGCGGCGACGCGGTCGTCTGCTGCGAGGAGAAGCGCGGCGACGTGCGGGGCCGCATCGTCAAGAACGCCGGCCGCTGCCGCACGGGCACGGTGTGCACGGCGAATCCGACCACCGCCGACGCCTGCCGTCCCGACGCGGCCTGCGGGCCGCCGCCGCTCGACGATCCGGGCACGGCGGCGTGGGAGCCCGTGCCCACCGCTCGCGTCGCCGCCGAGTGCGGCCTCGACCCGGTCATCCTCGCCGAGGCGAACGGGGCGCTCGACCGCCCGTTCGCGGTGATCCGTCACGGCAAGCTCTGCCACGAGTACTACCCGCCGCCGCGCACCGTCGACGAGGTGAACGAGGCGTTCTCGACCACGAAGACGCTGGGCGCGCTCGTCACCGGCATCGCGGCCTGGGAGACGCGCAACCTGCCGCGGACTGGCCGCAAGACCGGCCCGATCTCGGACCTCGACCGCGTCGACCACTGGCTCGACGAGTTCACGTTCAACCCCGACGCACACCTCGCGCACGTGCTGGCGATGATCGGGCACAACGCGAACCTCGCCTACGGCCAGCGCACCTACCAGTACGACATCGTCGGCGGCGTGCAGATCAATCGCCTGAGCGACGTCGTGACCACCGCGCTCCAGCAGGATCCGGAGCGCCTCGGCACGAACCTCGAGGAGTTCACGCAGCGCTACCTCTATGCGCCGCTCGGCATGCACGCGTCGACCTGGACCAACGGCGACGCCAACAAGGTGTACGGCTTCACCTGGGAGACGACGGTGCGCGACATGGCGCGCGTCGGCCTCCTCATGCTGAACGGCGGGCTCTGGAACGGCGAGCGCATCCTGTCGTCGGAGTGGATCTACCGCATGACCCATCCCTCGTTCGAGGACACCAACTACGCCTACGGCTATCTCACCTGGCTCGCCATCGACTCCGAGGACGGCCTCTCGCAGTGCGCGCCGCCCGCGATCTACGGAACCTATCCGCACGGCCTCTCGGAGGCGCCCGACTGCGGCTTCGTGTCGGGACGCCCGTGCACGCAGCGGTACGACGCCGGCGTGTGGGCGGCGCTCGGGCTGTTCGGGCAGTTCATCATCGGCCACCGCGGGCTCGACCTCGTCCTGGTCGCGAAGGACATGGGGACGCAGGAGGACACCACCCGCCTCTGGCGCGCCGTCCGTCGCGCGCTGGTGCCGCTCGATCCGCGCTTCCAGGGCGATGAGGCGGCCTTCTGCACCGCCTACGACGCGGGCGAGTACGCCCCGGACCTGCGCTGA
- a CDS encoding SEC-C domain-containing protein — protein sequence MTTVRTTSRDAHVHGPDCAHEHPPQEPVRRAEPKVGRNDPCPCGSGRKHKKCHGAAGADPPR from the coding sequence ATGACCACGGTCCGGACCACGTCCCGCGACGCCCACGTCCACGGCCCCGACTGCGCGCACGAGCATCCGCCGCAGGAGCCCGTGCGGCGCGCCGAGCCCAAGGTGGGGCGCAACGATCCCTGCCCCTGCGGCAGCGGCCGCAAGCACAAGAAGTGTCACGGCGCCGCCGGCGCCGACCCGCCGCGATAG
- a CDS encoding FAD-dependent monooxygenase, translated as MVEPSLDVLVVGAGPVGLTLAAALTHHGVRCRLVEKAPVPSDKSKALAVWTRSMELLDGLGLADAFLQTGLRIGGGSMYAGGKRLVHLDLTGTESPFGFPLMIPQNETERLLAEHLAGAGVAVERGVELTGFVETADAVQATLRHPDGRDETLVVPWLVGCDGAHSTVRHTLGMEFAGHPDPSDWMLADVHVAGDLARDEVSIFWNDEGVLAVFPIDRRRVRLIADQGIAQPGKPEAEVTLAHAQAVLDARGPGGLVLSDPIWLTNFRINERKVAEYRRGRVMLAGDAAHIHSPAGGQGMNTGMQDAFNLAWKLALIQRGRGQTEPLLRSYSVERSAVGDQVLRNAERFTTIATLRSPIARWLRDHIAPIVGAFGAVQERVRNEWWELSINYRQSPLSWEQWPPHGGGLPAGDRLCDAPLTAPDGDATSVFTVLRGARRQALLLIPASHARDAVARLAAIAADAAGAFPDLLDAHVVLPAGSAPTLETPGVCTWIDTEGRLHDRLHATVATLVVVRPDGYVGFRCQPADGHGLLAYLGRYLVGGGAG; from the coding sequence ATGGTCGAACCATCGCTCGATGTGCTCGTCGTCGGCGCCGGTCCCGTCGGGCTGACGCTCGCCGCCGCGCTCACGCATCACGGCGTTCGCTGTCGGCTCGTCGAGAAGGCGCCGGTGCCGAGCGACAAGTCGAAGGCACTCGCCGTCTGGACGCGATCGATGGAGCTGCTCGACGGCCTCGGGCTGGCCGACGCGTTCCTGCAGACCGGGCTCAGGATCGGCGGCGGCAGCATGTACGCCGGCGGCAAGCGCCTCGTGCACCTGGATCTCACCGGGACGGAGAGCCCGTTCGGCTTCCCGCTCATGATCCCGCAGAACGAGACCGAGCGGCTGCTGGCGGAGCACCTCGCCGGCGCGGGCGTGGCGGTGGAGCGCGGCGTCGAGCTGACCGGCTTCGTCGAGACGGCCGACGCCGTGCAGGCGACGCTCCGCCATCCCGACGGCCGCGACGAGACGCTGGTCGTGCCGTGGCTCGTCGGCTGCGACGGCGCCCACAGCACGGTCCGGCACACGCTCGGCATGGAGTTCGCCGGGCATCCGGACCCGAGCGATTGGATGCTCGCCGACGTCCACGTCGCGGGCGACCTCGCGCGCGACGAGGTCAGCATCTTCTGGAACGACGAGGGCGTGCTCGCGGTGTTCCCGATCGATCGCCGCCGCGTGCGCCTGATCGCCGATCAGGGCATCGCGCAGCCGGGGAAGCCGGAGGCGGAGGTCACGCTGGCCCATGCGCAGGCGGTCCTCGATGCGCGCGGCCCCGGCGGTCTGGTGTTGTCCGATCCCATCTGGCTCACGAACTTCCGCATCAACGAGCGCAAGGTGGCCGAGTATCGCCGCGGCCGCGTGATGCTCGCCGGCGACGCCGCGCACATCCACAGCCCGGCCGGCGGGCAGGGCATGAACACCGGCATGCAGGATGCGTTCAACCTCGCGTGGAAGCTCGCCCTGATCCAGCGCGGCCGCGGCCAGACCGAGCCGCTGCTCCGCAGCTACTCCGTCGAGCGCAGCGCCGTCGGCGATCAGGTCCTGCGCAACGCCGAGCGCTTCACGACGATCGCCACGCTGCGCAGCCCGATCGCACGCTGGCTGCGGGACCACATCGCCCCGATCGTCGGCGCCTTCGGCGCCGTCCAGGAGCGGGTGCGCAACGAATGGTGGGAGCTGTCGATCAACTATCGGCAGAGTCCGCTCTCGTGGGAGCAGTGGCCGCCGCACGGCGGCGGCCTGCCGGCCGGCGATCGCCTGTGCGACGCCCCGCTCACGGCGCCCGACGGCGACGCGACCTCGGTCTTCACGGTGCTGCGCGGCGCGCGCCGGCAGGCGCTGCTCCTGATCCCCGCGTCGCACGCGCGCGACGCCGTCGCGCGCCTGGCGGCGATCGCTGCCGACGCGGCCGGCGCCTTCCCGGACCTGCTCGACGCCCACGTCGTCCTCCCCGCCGGCAGCGCGCCGACGCTGGAGACGCCGGGCGTGTGCACGTGGATCGACACCGAGGGCCGCCTCCACGACAGGCTGCACGCGACGGTGGCGACCCTCGTCGTCGTGCGGCCCGACGGCTACGTCGGCTTCCGCTGCCAGCCGGCCGACGGCCACGGGCTGCTGGCGTATCTGGGGCGGTACCTGGTGGGCGGCGGCGCGGGCTGA
- a CDS encoding HupE/UreJ family protein gives MTIPARPTARTVLGDYGRLGVRHILSGPDHLLFVFGLVLLGGTLRRVAGTVTAFTLGHSVTLSLAALGLADVPAAPVEVLIALSVWVLALEVARPPARRGAIARWPWIAAGGFGLLHGLGFAAALREAGLPSGDVPLALVGFNGGVELGQLAFVVAVLAVLAAGRRLPLPAPGWLRAAPVTAMGALATYWCLERVAVLVG, from the coding sequence ATGACGATTCCCGCCCGCCCGACGGCGCGCACCGTGCTCGGCGACTACGGCCGGCTCGGCGTCCGCCACATCCTGTCGGGCCCGGACCATCTGCTCTTCGTCTTCGGCCTCGTGCTGCTCGGCGGCACGCTACGCCGCGTGGCCGGCACGGTGACGGCGTTCACCCTCGGCCACAGCGTGACGCTGTCGCTGGCCGCGCTCGGGCTCGCCGACGTCCCCGCCGCGCCCGTCGAGGTGCTGATCGCGCTCAGCGTCTGGGTGCTGGCGCTCGAGGTCGCGCGGCCGCCCGCGCGGCGCGGGGCGATCGCACGCTGGCCGTGGATCGCCGCGGGCGGCTTCGGGCTGCTGCACGGGCTCGGCTTCGCCGCCGCCCTGCGCGAGGCGGGGCTGCCGTCGGGCGACGTGCCGCTGGCGCTCGTCGGCTTCAACGGCGGCGTCGAGCTGGGGCAGCTCGCGTTCGTGGTCGCGGTGCTCGCCGTCCTCGCCGCGGGGCGGCGCCTGCCCCTGCCCGCTCCCGGCTGGCTGCGCGCGGCGCCGGTCACCGCGATGGGCGCGCTCGCCACCTACTGGTGCCTCGAGCGCGTGGCGGTGCTGGTCGGATGA
- a CDS encoding PPOX class F420-dependent oxidoreductase: protein MPTPLDADPYVSLRSWKRDGGGVDTPVWAAPLDGRLVVFTLRESFKVKRIRRNPAVALARCSMLGAVSGPWYPGTCRLVADAAREVRAYAALEAKYGWQMRLGTLLRRLVGGLERRVILEITLDA from the coding sequence ATGCCGACGCCCCTCGACGCCGACCCGTACGTCAGTCTGCGTAGCTGGAAGCGCGACGGCGGCGGCGTCGACACGCCGGTCTGGGCGGCGCCGCTGGATGGGCGTCTCGTCGTGTTCACCCTGCGCGAGTCGTTCAAGGTGAAGCGCATCCGCCGCAACCCGGCCGTCGCGCTGGCGCGCTGCTCGATGCTCGGCGCCGTCTCCGGGCCGTGGTACCCGGGCACGTGCCGGCTGGTCGCCGATGCGGCGCGCGAGGTGCGCGCCTACGCCGCGCTCGAGGCCAAGTACGGCTGGCAGATGCGGCTCGGCACGCTGCTCCGCCGCCTCGTCGGCGGCCTCGAGCGCCGCGTGATCCTCGAGATCACGCTCGACGCCTGA
- a CDS encoding acyltransferase family protein, with protein sequence MPRAMPAAPATAPTPARVSTRDDLRARLVRARANERVPPERYGFDLAAATRLYRVTTFLHRRWFRTVCHGIEQLPRGRVMLVANHASHALAWDGANILSACLLDAEPPRLVHAMADHRLMQLPILGSSARRIGAVDGNRATCIRLLRDGGAVLVFPEGARAHDRRFRDRYRLAPFGSGFLRVAMLARAPIVPVAVVGGEEEAPLLANPGWLKRLVGTHAAPITPTLVLPLPVRYRLHFGAPIRLHGPCNTSTVAAGVRRVREALCALLARGLAARRRVFW encoded by the coding sequence ATGCCACGCGCGATGCCGGCGGCGCCGGCGACGGCTCCGACCCCGGCTCGCGTCTCCACCCGCGACGACCTGCGCGCTCGCCTCGTACGGGCGCGGGCGAACGAGCGCGTGCCGCCGGAGCGCTACGGCTTCGATCTCGCCGCCGCCACGCGCCTCTACCGCGTCACGACGTTCCTCCACCGGCGCTGGTTCCGCACCGTCTGCCACGGCATCGAGCAGCTACCGCGCGGGCGCGTCATGCTGGTCGCCAACCACGCCTCGCACGCGCTGGCGTGGGACGGCGCGAACATCCTCTCCGCCTGCCTTCTCGACGCCGAGCCGCCGCGGCTCGTGCACGCGATGGCGGACCATCGCCTGATGCAGCTGCCGATCCTCGGCAGCTCGGCGCGGCGCATCGGCGCGGTCGACGGCAACCGCGCCACCTGCATCCGCCTCCTGCGCGACGGCGGCGCCGTGCTGGTGTTCCCCGAGGGCGCGCGTGCCCACGACCGTCGCTTCCGCGACCGCTACCGGCTGGCGCCGTTCGGCTCGGGCTTCCTGCGCGTCGCGATGCTGGCGCGCGCGCCGATCGTGCCCGTCGCCGTGGTGGGCGGCGAGGAGGAGGCGCCGCTGCTCGCCAACCCGGGCTGGCTGAAGCGCCTGGTCGGTACGCACGCGGCGCCGATCACGCCGACGCTCGTCCTGCCCCTGCCCGTGCGCTACCGCCTGCACTTCGGCGCGCCGATCCGCCTGCACGGGCCCTGCAACACCTCCACGGTCGCCGCCGGCGTCCGCCGCGTGCGCGAGGCGCTGTGCGCGCTGCTCGCACGCGGTCTCGCCGCACGCCGCCGCGTCTTCTGGTGA
- a CDS encoding acyl-CoA dehydrogenase family protein, whose product MGAPGGASWLVEPVGSTAQFTGADFSEEDLLYARTAEDFVRGEVLPLLDRIEAKEEGLMPALLKRAGELGLLMVDVPEAYGGLGLAKTTSMLVSERSALCASFSVSWGAHTGIGSLPLVYYGSDEQKRRYLPRMATGEWLAAYALTEPQAGSDALAARTRATLDADGTTYRLTGTKQFITNAGFADIFTVFAKIDGEKFTAFLVERTTPGVSVGPEEHKLGIRGSSTRQVILEDAPVPVANVLGDIGKGHKIAFNILNIGRFKLGAGSVGAAKDCLSIALAYARDRHQHGRAIASFGMIQRKLADMATRIYVADSMSYRTAGLMDAASAGVDLAAPGAYRTIIDQSIEEYTIEASVMKVFGTETLDFVSDEALQILGGYGFTADYPVERHWRDARINRIFEGTNEINRLIIPATLVKKIGRGGLPYLEFLQQVEREIGDPNAFPAPESAGALAREVRAAEVAKRIIAYTAKLLIERSLDSLKDKQQHLEILANMIIDCYAMDSVVGRSLALQEIGSPDDRELRRMMTNVFVASANERVLDGARRILVNEFEGEELRRHLALQSIVPHIPIRTIAQKTRISEALVAGGLGPVFLR is encoded by the coding sequence ATGGGCGCTCCGGGAGGTGCGAGCTGGCTCGTGGAGCCGGTCGGGTCGACGGCCCAGTTCACGGGCGCCGACTTCAGCGAGGAGGATCTCCTCTACGCGCGTACCGCGGAGGACTTCGTGCGCGGCGAGGTGCTGCCGCTCCTCGACCGCATCGAGGCCAAGGAGGAGGGCCTCATGCCGGCGCTGCTGAAGCGCGCGGGCGAGCTCGGGCTCCTCATGGTCGACGTGCCCGAGGCGTACGGCGGGCTCGGGCTCGCGAAGACCACGTCCATGCTGGTCTCCGAGCGCAGCGCGCTCTGCGCCTCGTTCAGCGTCTCGTGGGGCGCCCACACCGGCATCGGCTCGCTACCGCTCGTCTACTACGGCAGCGACGAGCAGAAGCGCCGCTACCTGCCGAGAATGGCGACCGGCGAGTGGCTCGCCGCCTACGCGCTCACCGAGCCGCAGGCGGGTAGCGACGCGCTCGCCGCGCGCACCCGCGCGACGCTCGACGCCGACGGCACGACGTACCGCCTCACCGGCACCAAGCAGTTCATCACCAACGCCGGCTTCGCCGACATCTTCACCGTCTTCGCGAAGATCGACGGCGAGAAGTTCACCGCCTTCCTGGTCGAGCGCACGACGCCGGGGGTGAGCGTCGGCCCCGAGGAGCACAAGCTCGGCATCCGCGGCTCGTCGACGCGGCAGGTGATCCTGGAGGACGCGCCGGTGCCGGTGGCCAACGTGCTCGGCGACATCGGCAAGGGGCACAAGATCGCGTTCAACATCCTCAACATCGGCCGCTTCAAGCTCGGCGCCGGCTCGGTCGGCGCGGCCAAGGACTGCCTGTCGATCGCCCTCGCCTACGCGCGCGACCGCCATCAGCACGGCCGCGCCATCGCCAGCTTCGGCATGATCCAGCGCAAGCTCGCCGACATGGCGACGCGCATCTACGTCGCCGACAGCATGAGCTACCGGACCGCGGGGCTCATGGACGCGGCGTCGGCGGGCGTCGATCTCGCGGCGCCGGGCGCCTACCGCACGATCATCGACCAGTCGATCGAGGAGTACACGATCGAGGCGTCGGTGATGAAGGTCTTCGGCACCGAGACGCTCGACTTCGTCTCCGACGAGGCGCTGCAGATCCTCGGCGGCTACGGCTTCACCGCCGACTACCCCGTCGAGCGGCATTGGCGCGACGCGCGCATCAACCGCATCTTCGAGGGCACGAACGAGATCAATCGGCTCATCATCCCGGCGACGCTGGTGAAGAAGATCGGCCGCGGCGGCCTCCCCTACCTCGAGTTCCTCCAGCAGGTGGAGCGCGAGATCGGCGACCCCAACGCCTTCCCGGCGCCCGAGAGCGCCGGCGCGCTCGCCCGCGAGGTGCGTGCCGCCGAGGTCGCGAAGCGCATCATCGCCTACACGGCGAAGCTGCTGATCGAGCGCAGCCTCGATTCGCTGAAGGACAAGCAGCAGCACCTCGAGATCCTCGCCAACATGATCATCGACTGCTACGCCATGGACAGCGTCGTCGGCCGCTCGCTCGCGCTCCAGGAGATCGGCTCGCCGGACGACCGCGAGCTGCGCCGCATGATGACGAACGTCTTCGTCGCGTCGGCGAACGAGCGCGTCCTCGACGGCGCGCGCCGCATCCTCGTGAACGAGTTCGAGGGCGAGGAGCTGCGCCGCCACCTCGCGCTCCAGTCGATCGTCCCCCACATCCCGATCCGCACGATCGCGCAGAAGACGAGGATCAGCGAGGCACTGGTGGCCGGCGGCCTCGGACCGGTCTTCCTGCGCTGA